The following coding sequences lie in one Heteronotia binoei isolate CCM8104 ecotype False Entrance Well chromosome 6, APGP_CSIRO_Hbin_v1, whole genome shotgun sequence genomic window:
- the CXCL12 gene encoding stromal cell-derived factor 1, whose protein sequence is MAGKALALLALLALLLAALLRRSAGKPISLTYRCPCRYIESKVAKSHIKHVKILTFPGCSLQIIAKLKNSNKQICIDSKLKWLQGYLEKYAPK, encoded by the exons ATGGCGGGCAAGGCGCTCGCGCTCCTGGCCCTGCTCGCGCTGCTGCTGGCCGCCCTGCTGCGCCGCTCGGCCG GAAAGCCCATCAGCCTGACCTACCGCTGCCCCTGCCGCTACATCGAGAGCAAGGTGGCCAAATCGCACATCAAGCACGTCAAGATCCTGACCTTCCCTGGCTGTTCACTCCAGATCAT TGCCAAACTGAAGAACAGCAACAAGCAAATCTGCATCGATTCCAAGCTGAAGTGGCTTCAGGGGTATCTGGAGAAATATGCACCCAAGTAA